The genomic stretch TGCTCCTACAAAATTAATTACGTTAGGAGTACCTTTAACCATCTGCCAAGCATCATCATCTAAGATCATTTCTACTAGCACATAGCCGGGTAAGACTTTTTCTTCGCCACTATAGCGACTACCATCTTTGCGAACTTTGACCGTTGGACTTTGAGGGATTCTTACTTGTAAGACTCGATCGCCTAAATCAAAACTATTAACTCGTTGTTCGATGTCAGTTTTGACTTTTTTTTCGCATCCAGCACCTACCTGTACTACATACCAACGAGGTTTTCCCACCGCCCTTTTCGGGGTTGATTCCGACTCATTTTCTGGAGTAAAAGTCATCAAAACACCTTCCCAGCCGCCCAGCCAAACACTTTATCTACTAGATAAATTAGAGTAGCAACTAATGTTACCATAAGTATTACTGCTACGGACTCACTGAGTAACTGTTGACGGGAAGGCCAAACCACTTTGGCTAATTCTTGCTTTGTTTCCTCGACAAAATTAGCATTATTGGCATTGTTATTCTCAGTATCGGACTGACTAACATTTTTAGCCTTGACAGTTTCTTTATTTGTCACGATAATTTCCTCATTAATAGACGTTTTTTCTGGGTCGATAAATCAGACACCACTATAATTCTCTATTATAGAGTTTGTTAACCATCTATTTTTCTTGTGGTCAGACCAACACGCCCTAGAGGACTTGAACCCCTGACATTCGGTTTTGGAGACCGACGTTCTACCAACTGAACTAAGGACGTATATTTTAATACTATAACGAGTTGGGTTAAATTTTGTCAAGTTTGTTACTTGATTTAACTTTTTTATAGCTAGTTGGAACTTCACGGCAAGAAATTGGGTAACACCCTAGAGAAACTATTTTTTTGTGGTGGTTTTTCCTTCCACAGGACGATCGAAACGTTGTTTAATGCGGGTAGCTTTACCAACTCTATCTCTGAGATAGTAAAGTTTTGCTCGTCTGACTTTACCACGACGGATTACTTGAATGTTAGCTACTACGGGAGAATGAATCATGAAGACTCTTTCCACACCAACACCTTGAAAAACTCGTCTCACGGTAATCGTTTCGTTAATACCGCCATTACGCATAGCGATAATTGTACCCTCGAAGGGTTGTACTCTTTCTTTACCACCCTCTTGAATGCGGACACCGACTTTAATGGTGTCACCAACATTTATGGAGGGTAATGAACTTTTGTCTTTCAGATATTCAGCCTCGATCGACCGAATTATCGCATTTGCATTTATAGACATGGAGATTTATTGCTTGAAAACTCACAATTCTCTATCATAACTTTTATCTGATTTCCTTGTCAATAGAAAATAGTTAAGAATCAAACAGTTTAACTATTTCACCTCAGTTCGAGATCAAATTATCGGCGAACAATAGGGAAAAGGGAACTATCATAACTTTATTGATACTAAAGGTAATCTAGTTAGCGTAGCGTAAAAACAGTAATTTCTGGTCGGCAATTAAATCGAATATAGGGATAAGCCATACCAACCCCTCTATTGGTGTATTGAATCATGTCTCTAACTTTATATAAACCTTGTGTATATATGCGGCCATGAGGAGGTAATAAAGGAGCTCCGAAAAAAGGAATACGAACTTGTCCACCGTGGGAATGGCCTGATAATTGTAACTGAAAGCGATGAGTAAAAGAACTTCTTTTTGCATAATCTGGTTCATGAACTAAGAGAATATTCACTCCTTTATCGGGCAATTTTTTTAATATTGGTTTTAATTTATCTTTGCTAAAAGAGACACTATCAACTCCTGCAATATTAAGAATACCAGTATTTTTTTTAAAGGTATAAATTTCATTTTTTAAATTAATAATATTACTATCTTTTAAGGCTTGTTCAACTAAAGTTACGTCGGTGGCATAATCATGATTACCTAATACTGAAAAACTTTTATATTTAGGAGTTAGTTTTTTTAGGGTTCTAGTTAATATTTCTTGATCTTTGACAAAAGAATGAGTTGTTACTTCAGAATCAATAAAACCTAATTTATGTAATAATTTTTTAGATAAAGATAACGGTTTTCTTTTTTCTAAAGAGACAAAACTTCCATCTATTCTTTCTACATAAGTGGTATTTTGAGAGAAAAAATCTCCAGTAAGAAAAACGATGTCAGGAGATTGTTTATTAACTAATTCTATGATATTTTTTAGTCTTTTTTCTGTCATCCAATCGTTGATATGAATATCAGTAATTTGTACTATTTTCCAACCTACAAATTCTTGATCTAAATTAGGTAAACTAAGTTCAATATTTTTAATTTCTATCCACTGAGGTTCTATTTGATAAATGTAAATCAAAAAACCTAATACACTTAAAGTGAGCATTAGAAAAAATATTATCAATAATTTAAAAAGTTTTAAAAGAATTTTAATTAAATATCTCACCATAGAATTAGATAGGACGAAAGCTACAATTATTTATACAATCTTGTTGGTTTGTTCGTCCTTCCAGTGTAACCTAAATCAAATTTGATCAAAAAAATACATTTGTGCATAATTTTATTTACATTCAGAATATCGTAGTATGCTACAATACAGGATCAAAATTTATCTTCAAAATATTTTAATTCATGAACGCCATAATCAGTTTTTATTAATAGTTTTTGCCGTTGATTTTACTTTAATTACTTCCACATAACGAAGGATTTTTTCTTTTATTTTAAACCCTTGACGGACAATTTTTGTTACGGTTCGATTCGATCGGGTATATCCTCTCTTTCCTCTCGATCGACTACCTGACAGATGCTAAAATTAGGTATATCCCCATTAAACTCGATTTTTTCTACACCCCGACGAGACAAAATAGTTAGTAATTTTCCTGCATACTAGCGGTAAATTTGGGCAATCTCTTAAAGGCTTTTAGGTTTAAATTTTCGGCATTGCTGAATTAAGGTAAGCTAAGACGCATTTAACTTACATTGATTAATTCACCCTTATTCTTAAATTTTTTACTCCAATTAATTACTAAACCTCCTTCATTTAATAAGTAATTTACTGTTTTTTCTAGCTGTTCTTTATTTTCAAAGTTTCTATAAGCTATATATTCCTTTGCCGAATGCCACACTAATTCTATTAAGTTATAATCTGGACTATATACCGGTAAATATTCTAGTCTTATATTCGGTAGATTTTTTTCTATTTTTTCTACTATTTCCTTTTTTTTATGGAAACTTGCGTTGTCTAATATTATGATTATTTTCGGACCACATTCTTTAAAATCTTTTTCATCATTTCCCTTACTTACCCATTCATTTTTTATTTCTTCCCATAACTTTTTTAATTGTTCACAAAACGTTTCTGAATCACCTTTTTTTATTACAAAACATCTTCTTTTTTTATCCGAATATCTTATTCCTCCCATGATATTTACTCTTCCTCTTCTTCTTTCTCCCTTCACCTTTTTTCTTTTTCCTTTTTTCGTCCATGTTTTTCTTCTTATCACCCTTAAACTAAAACCACATTCATGAGGGGCTGTGTGGCGAATTTAGTTCGCCACTTTAAACGCCCCATCCCAAAACCATACTTGAACTAACTCAGGATTCTCTTTACCTATTTCTATGTAATGTTCTAATTTTTCTTTAAATGCTTTTCTTTGTTCTTGATTTTGTTTGTCTTCTAAACTATATTTTCCCCAAATATAACTATACTTTTTTCTTTTTAATATCCTCACTACTTGTGATTTGCTTAATTTAATTCCTGTTTCTTTTTCCAAATGTTCTGATAATCTTTGCCCCGTCCATCGACCAAAATCATATCCAAAATCTTCAGGATTTTTATCAACTACTTCTAATAATCTTTCAATATATTTATCCGTTGCTTTTGTTTGGTTTCCTTTTCTTCTTTTATCTTGCAATGAATCTACATTATTAGGATTACCATGAACTGCCCAGTAAGCCACCGTTTTGGGGGAACAACCCAAAAAAACTGCTATTTCTTGATAATTTTTACCATCATTCTCTAATAAAAATATTAAAATTCTTTCCCTGACTTCCGATCTCTTTTCTATTTTTAAAGCATCTTGTAGATACTTTCTTTCTTCCTTCCTCTGACAAAAAATTTTTAGAAGGCATAAATCACACCTAAGTTTTATCTTTTCTGACTTAAATTATATACCAAATCAATGCGTCTTAGCTTATGATTGTTAGATAAAGCGATCGCCTTTGGCGGCACTGCACGATCGCACCTCACCTCGATAAGGTATGGGAATATCTTGGAATTTAAAATAATGAATCAAAAAGGTAACTACCTACGTCAAGTAAATTAATTAAGGCAGAGAGAACATAAAATGATAAAATAATTTTTATGAAAGTCGAAACCCAGATACTGCAAATAATTAGCTTACAAAAAGAAAATCAACGACTGCGTGAAGAGAATCAGGGGTTGAAAGAACTTATAGCAGAACTAAAGAAGGGTTTGGAAAGGAATAGTCAAAATAGTTCCAAACCTCCATCTAGTGATGGATTGAAAAAACCGCCTCGAACAAGAAGTCTAAGAGGGAAAAGTGATAAAAAAAACGGTGGGCAAGTGGGACACCTTGGTAAGACTTTGGAGAAGGTATCAAAACCAGATCATGTGATTAAACATCCAACTCTCTCTTGTTGTGATAATTGTGGTTGTTCCACCCACTCAGCTAAATTAGTTTCAACCATTATTCGACAAGTATTTGAGCTACCAAAACCGAAAATAGAAGTCATCGAACATCAAGTAGAAGTCAAACAATGTGGTCAATGTGGGAAGAAAATATAAGGAAGTTTTCCCATGGGGGTAAATGCACCGCAACAATATGGCATGAGAATAAAAGCCATGGCCTCATATTTATCAAATCAACATTTTATTCCCGAACAGCGACGGAGTGAATTATTATCAGATTTGTTTGATTGTTCGATGAGTGAAAAAACCCTCGCCAATATCAATGAATCTGTCGCAAAATTATCAGTGCCAGTAGTAACACAAATAAAAGAGAAGATAGGAAGTGCCACAGTTAAACATCTTGATGAGACGGGGATGAGAATCAAAGGCAAAAATAATTGGTTGCACGTAGTATCAACAGAAGAAGAAACATGGTATAGAGTATCACAGAAGAGAAAAAATATAGATGAGTTAGACACCCCCTCAGGAGTAGTAATCAATGAACATTTTGCCTCCTATTATCAGTTAGAAGGAGTGGAACATGGTTTGTGTAACGCTCACCACTTAAGAGAATTAAAAGCCCTAATGGAAATAGAAAAAGAATCATGGGCAAACTCGATGAGTAAATTGTTATTAGTAGCGAACAAATATA from Geminocystis sp. NIES-3709 encodes the following:
- the nusG gene encoding transcription termination/antitermination protein NusG — encoded protein: MTFTPENESESTPKRAVGKPRWYVVQVGAGCEKKVKTDIEQRVNSFDLGDRVLQVRIPQSPTVKVRKDGSRYSGEEKVLPGYVLVEMILDDDAWQMVKGTPNVINFVGAEQRRAVGRGRGHVKPMPLSPSEVDRIFKQMEDAEPVVKIDMQVGDQILVLSGPFKDFAGEVIEVSTERSKLKALLSIFGRDTPVELEFNQVEKQG
- the rplS gene encoding 50S ribosomal protein L19; the protein is MNANAIIRSIEAEYLKDKSSLPSINVGDTIKVGVRIQEGGKERVQPFEGTIIAMRNGGINETITVRRVFQGVGVERVFMIHSPVVANIQVIRRGKVRRAKLYYLRDRVGKATRIKQRFDRPVEGKTTTKK
- a CDS encoding metallophosphoesterase — protein: MLTLSVLGFLIYIYQIEPQWIEIKNIELSLPNLDQEFVGWKIVQITDIHINDWMTEKRLKNIIELVNKQSPDIVFLTGDFFSQNTTYVERIDGSFVSLEKRKPLSLSKKLLHKLGFIDSEVTTHSFVKDQEILTRTLKKLTPKYKSFSVLGNHDYATDVTLVEQALKDSNIINLKNEIYTFKKNTGILNIAGVDSVSFSKDKLKPILKKLPDKGVNILLVHEPDYAKRSSFTHRFQLQLSGHSHGGQVRIPFFGAPLLPPHGRIYTQGLYKVRDMIQYTNRGVGMAYPYIRFNCRPEITVFTLR
- a CDS encoding DUF6444 domain-containing protein: MKVETQILQIISLQKENQRLREENQGLKELIAELKKGLERNSQNSSKPPSSDGLKKPPRTRSLRGKSDKKNGGQVGHLGKTLEKVSKPDHVIKHPTLSCCDNCGCSTHSAKLVSTIIRQVFELPKPKIEVIEHQVEVKQCGQCGKKI
- the secE gene encoding preprotein translocase subunit SecE, producing the protein MTNKETVKAKNVSQSDTENNNANNANFVEETKQELAKVVWPSRQQLLSESVAVILMVTLVATLIYLVDKVFGWAAGKVF
- the tnpC gene encoding IS66 family transposase; the encoded protein is MGVNAPQQYGMRIKAMASYLSNQHFIPEQRRSELLSDLFDCSMSEKTLANINESVAKLSVPVVTQIKEKIGSATVKHLDETGMRIKGKNNWLHVVSTEEETWYRVSQKRKNIDELDTPSGVVINEHFASYYQLEGVEHGLCNAHHLRELKALMEIEKESWANSMSKLLLVANKYKHSYEGKIPEGIIERLETVYDSIVERGLKYHESLPTVISSSNRGRKKRRTGHNLLIRLSKYRQDVLRFLREEKVPFTNNQAERDVRMMKCKQKVSGSFRTMSGAQNFALIRSVISTARKQGRNILEILTQVLNGENVVFV